In Quercus robur chromosome 11, dhQueRobu3.1, whole genome shotgun sequence, the following proteins share a genomic window:
- the LOC126704898 gene encoding uncharacterized protein LOC126704898 — protein MNIIIWNSRGSLKPNFQSYVGELAHNHNPAILVVMETKISGDRAKEIIDRLPFDRAIHSETIGYSRGLWLLWNSDRVEVSLISKTEQEIHATVKVCNSDLSWLFFAVYASPRFEERSILWNNLSALAELHGMAWVIAGDFNEPLVDNDKFGSRVVSVNRSLQFKEVLDKCNMVDLGFSGPRFT, from the coding sequence ATGAATATCATTATTTGGAATAGTAGGGGTTCTCTGAAACCCAATTTTCAAAGTTATGTTGGTGAACTTGCTCACAACCACAATCCTGCGATTTTGGTGGTAATGGAAACAAAAATAAGTGGTGATCGAGCAAAAGAGATTATTGATAGATTGCCATTTGATAGGGCGATTCATTCTGAGACCATTGGCTATTCTAGGGGCTTGTGGTTGCTTTGGAATTCAGATAGGGTGGAGGTGTCGTTGATTTCGAAGACTGAGCAGGAAATTCATGCCACAGTTAAGGTATGTAACTCTGATCTCTCTTGGTTATTTTTTGCTGTGTATGCTAGTCCTAGGTTTGAAGAAAGGTCCATTCTTTGGAATAATCTCTCTGCTTTGGCTGAGCTTCATGGTATGGCTTGGGTTATTgctggggattttaatgaacctTTGGTGGACAATGATAAATTTGGTAGCAGAGTTGTTAGTGTGAACAGATCACTGCAATTCAAAGAAGTTCTTGATAAATGCAACATGGTTGATTTGGGGTTCTCGGGGCCGAGGTTCACCTAG